In the genome of Desulfovibrio sp. ZJ209, one region contains:
- a CDS encoding glycosyl hydrolase 108 family protein → MRDAFSVAHAFTARWEGGLSDHPADPGGLTNHGVSLRFVQDLAREAREECLRLARDCASCPRPAAGTCAWQSLDLDMDGDVDADDIRACTQAQAAALFRREFWDKLGCQRLPLPLAVTLYDGAVNMGPGRAVRQLQRAMNLVGEAELDHWSPIAEDGLMGPKTRELAEALAGVDLAFRAARQALRQREAFYRELAARRPSMKAFVQGWRNRVAALADYLGELERGAF, encoded by the coding sequence ATGCGCGACGCCTTTTCCGTGGCCCATGCCTTCACCGCCCGCTGGGAGGGAGGCCTTTCCGACCATCCCGCCGACCCGGGCGGACTCACCAACCACGGCGTTTCCCTGCGCTTTGTGCAGGATCTGGCCCGCGAGGCCCGGGAGGAATGCCTGCGCCTCGCCCGCGACTGCGCCTCGTGCCCGCGCCCGGCCGCCGGCACCTGCGCGTGGCAGTCGCTCGACCTCGACATGGACGGCGATGTGGACGCCGACGACATCCGCGCCTGCACCCAGGCCCAGGCCGCCGCGCTCTTCCGCCGGGAGTTCTGGGACAAGCTCGGCTGCCAGCGGCTGCCGCTGCCCCTTGCCGTCACCCTCTACGACGGGGCGGTGAACATGGGGCCGGGCCGCGCCGTGCGCCAGCTCCAGCGGGCCATGAACCTTGTGGGCGAGGCTGAGCTCGACCACTGGAGCCCCATCGCCGAAGACGGCCTCATGGGCCCGAAAACGCGCGAACTGGCAGAGGCGCTCGCCGGGGTGGATCTCGCCTTCCGCGCGGCCCGGCAGGCCCTGCGCCAGCGCGAGGCCTTCTATCGCGAACTCGCCGCGCGCCGCCCCTCCATGAAGGCCTTTGTGCAGGGCTGGCGCAACCGCGTGGCGGCCCTCGCCGACTATCTGGGCGAGCTCGAAAGGGGGGCTTTCTGA
- a CDS encoding phage tail assembly chaperone has product MTMPRGASRALYAGNGQAVEFPFFFKVFEEDQLSVLITSPAGVTSGAEGWTAELDEGGGTVRYLHNGAPLPEGWKLAIMRDMPFVQEVDLITGTRFDPEVIETALDVATAERQQLLERLARAVVVEPTDEAGPEALLADIRDARTSSAASALSAQANATAAADSAQSAAGSAAIATQEREAACICAGEARDARDVAIAQAEAANTLMEAELAKVNAIVAANRTDQQAAVTAARQWAEKAPDTPVDYDAEGNPRYSARHWAENAQKIAIEPPTAERRGAVRVGAGLHLEAGENGETDMLTADKATEEQPGIMRPDGVTTMVDEDGLISALGGHLLLNSEQWITASGTFTAPVASWYEVWLINGGVGGYTNTAATIRQVVGGASGAFDSFLVYLEEGESAAVTIGAGSPGVVASNTSAYPAAGGITSFGGRSPRFSNAYAAPVLQALAADRTAEAPGGGPGGGIGHFNPNPATFYGAGGGAYYSSGNPRAGAGHQGAVRVRWHDPAKAAGAAPARFMARRMAVRVAPEPATVNLYDPGTGQGSVWREEDAPAKLAEGLITEAAWTEIREARAAEEHAAWLGSPETEPGRFELLRAARDAKLAATDYLVAPDYPITEEQRAAVISYRQALRDLPAQEGAPWDGGGELTPWPALPDEVAPAEAVEEGAPSCA; this is encoded by the coding sequence ATGACCATGCCGCGCGGCGCGAGCCGCGCCCTCTATGCAGGCAATGGCCAGGCGGTGGAATTTCCCTTCTTTTTCAAGGTGTTCGAGGAAGACCAGCTTTCCGTCCTCATCACCTCGCCCGCGGGCGTCACCAGCGGGGCCGAGGGCTGGACGGCCGAGCTGGACGAGGGCGGCGGCACGGTGCGCTATCTGCACAACGGCGCGCCGCTCCCCGAGGGCTGGAAGCTGGCCATCATGCGCGACATGCCCTTCGTGCAGGAGGTGGACCTCATCACCGGCACGCGCTTCGACCCGGAGGTCATCGAGACCGCGCTGGACGTGGCCACGGCCGAGCGCCAGCAATTGCTGGAACGCCTCGCCCGGGCCGTGGTGGTGGAGCCCACGGACGAGGCCGGCCCCGAGGCCCTCCTGGCCGACATTCGCGACGCGCGCACCTCGTCCGCCGCTTCTGCCTTAAGCGCCCAGGCCAATGCCACCGCCGCGGCGGATTCCGCCCAGTCGGCAGCCGGGAGCGCCGCCATCGCCACGCAAGAGCGCGAGGCGGCCTGCATCTGCGCGGGCGAGGCCAGGGACGCGCGCGACGTTGCCATCGCCCAGGCCGAGGCGGCCAACACGCTCATGGAGGCGGAGCTCGCCAAGGTGAACGCCATCGTGGCCGCCAACAGGACGGACCAGCAGGCGGCGGTGACGGCCGCCCGCCAGTGGGCGGAGAAGGCCCCGGACACGCCCGTGGACTATGACGCGGAGGGCAACCCGCGTTATTCCGCGCGCCACTGGGCCGAGAACGCGCAGAAAATCGCCATCGAGCCGCCCACGGCCGAGCGGCGCGGCGCCGTCCGCGTGGGCGCGGGGCTGCATCTCGAGGCCGGCGAAAACGGCGAAACGGACATGCTCACCGCTGACAAGGCCACGGAGGAACAGCCCGGCATCATGCGGCCGGACGGCGTGACCACCATGGTGGACGAGGACGGCCTCATTTCGGCGCTCGGCGGCCATCTTCTCCTCAACAGCGAGCAGTGGATCACCGCGAGCGGCACTTTCACGGCGCCGGTGGCGTCGTGGTATGAGGTGTGGCTGATAAACGGCGGCGTTGGGGGGTACACCAATACAGCCGCAACCATCCGGCAGGTTGTGGGAGGGGCTTCCGGTGCTTTCGACTCCTTTCTGGTATATTTGGAGGAGGGGGAGAGCGCGGCCGTGACGATTGGCGCCGGTTCCCCCGGCGTAGTGGCGTCAAACACGAGTGCTTATCCGGCTGCCGGGGGCATTACCTCGTTCGGTGGCCGCTCCCCGCGATTCAGCAATGCGTATGCCGCCCCCGTGCTGCAGGCCCTCGCCGCGGACAGGACGGCGGAAGCCCCGGGCGGCGGCCCCGGCGGTGGCATCGGCCATTTCAATCCGAATCCCGCCACTTTTTACGGCGCGGGCGGCGGGGCCTACTATTCCTCTGGAAATCCCCGTGCCGGGGCCGGGCATCAGGGGGCGGTGCGCGTGCGCTGGCATGACCCGGCGAAGGCCGCGGGCGCGGCGCCCGCGCGCTTCATGGCCCGGCGCATGGCGGTTCGCGTGGCTCCCGAGCCGGCCACCGTCAACCTCTACGACCCCGGGACCGGCCAGGGGTCGGTCTGGCGCGAGGAGGATGCCCCGGCCAAGCTGGCCGAGGGGCTGATTACCGAGGCGGCCTGGACGGAAATCCGCGAAGCCAGGGCAGCGGAAGAACACGCGGCCTGGCTCGGCAGCCCGGAGACCGAGCCCGGGCGCTTCGAGCTTTTGCGGGCCGCGCGGGACGCCAAGCTCGCCGCCACGGACTATCTCGTGGCCCCGGACTATCCGATCACAGAAGAGCAGCGCGCGGCCGTCATCAGCTATCGCCAAGCCCTGCGCGACCTGCCCGCGCAAGAGGGCGCCCCATGGGACGGCGGCGGGGAGCTGACACCGTGGCCGGCGCTCCCTGACGAGGTGGCGCCCGCGGAGGCAGTGGAGGAGGGGGCCCCCTCATGCGCGTAG
- the larB gene encoding nickel pincer cofactor biosynthesis protein LarB, producing the protein MDAPKAGNLPGILFDHARRARIGLPEAVFCEGKTREALLALLRRFPRGSGEAILFTRLAPDIFASFPEDVRSGYDYDPVSRTAFGDRMPERPGASVAVVSAGAADAPVAREAARTLLYLGIPHTLFEDCGVAGLWRLTERLPEINAHSAVIAVAGLEGALASVLGGLTPLPVFAVPTSVGYGVARDGAAALTGMLASCAPGVAVLNIDNGYGAACAAARVVNLA; encoded by the coding sequence ATGGATGCACCCAAGGCCGGGAATCTCCCCGGCATCCTTTTCGACCATGCCCGGCGCGCGCGCATCGGCCTCCCCGAGGCCGTGTTTTGCGAGGGCAAGACCCGGGAGGCGCTGCTCGCGCTCTTGCGCCGCTTCCCGCGCGGTTCGGGCGAGGCCATCCTGTTCACGCGCCTTGCGCCGGACATCTTCGCCAGTTTTCCTGAAGATGTGCGCAGCGGCTATGATTATGACCCTGTCTCGCGCACGGCCTTCGGCGACCGCATGCCCGAGCGCCCGGGCGCCAGCGTGGCCGTGGTCTCGGCCGGCGCGGCCGACGCGCCCGTGGCCCGCGAGGCGGCGCGCACGCTCTTGTATCTCGGCATCCCGCACACGCTCTTTGAGGACTGCGGCGTGGCCGGCCTGTGGCGGCTCACGGAGCGCCTGCCCGAGATCAACGCCCACAGCGCGGTCATCGCCGTGGCCGGCCTCGAGGGCGCGCTCGCCAGCGTGCTCGGCGGCCTCACGCCGCTCCCGGTATTCGCGGTGCCCACTTCGGTGGGTTACGGCGTGGCGCGCGACGGCGCGGCGGCCCTCACCGGCATGCTCGCCAGTTGCGCGCCCGGCGTGGCGGTGCTCAATATCGACAACGGCTACGGGGCGGCCTGCGCGGCCGCCCGGGTGGTGAACCTCGCATGA
- a CDS encoding DUF2730 family protein — translation MLTAQAWQGLFGGGGASLLILAVQGLFALALWSLRRAFVRSDEWLLHLQREARSESELNGRLVALEERVRELPAAGDMAALHGELAALRGEIQALNARISGLDRLLARLEHGLDRQEDRLGQLPAEGRRR, via the coding sequence ATGCTGACAGCACAGGCTTGGCAGGGGCTTTTCGGCGGCGGGGGCGCGTCCCTTCTCATCCTCGCGGTGCAGGGGCTGTTCGCGCTGGCGCTGTGGAGCCTTAGGCGCGCCTTCGTGCGCTCGGACGAGTGGCTGCTGCACCTCCAGCGCGAGGCGCGTAGCGAATCGGAGCTCAACGGGCGCCTCGTGGCGCTGGAGGAGCGCGTGCGCGAGCTCCCCGCCGCCGGCGACATGGCGGCGCTTCACGGCGAGCTCGCGGCCCTGCGCGGCGAGATCCAGGCGCTCAACGCCCGCATTTCCGGGCTGGACAGGCTGCTCGCGCGCCTCGAGCACGGCCTCGACCGCCAGGAAGACCGGCTCGGGCAGCTCCCGGCCGAAGGGCGGCGCCGCTGA
- a CDS encoding RidA family protein, with the protein MPITRYGTPAKPGALPFAKAVSAGGWLFVSGQVPRDAEGEIVEGSITVQTTVALENLKAAVEAAGYSLRDVVRVSVWLDDPRDFAGFNKVYARYFEAEHAPARVCVQARMMSDIRVEVDCVAYKEP; encoded by the coding sequence ATGCCCATCACGAGATACGGAACGCCCGCCAAGCCCGGCGCCTTGCCCTTTGCCAAGGCCGTCAGCGCCGGCGGCTGGCTCTTCGTGAGCGGCCAGGTGCCGCGCGATGCCGAGGGCGAGATCGTCGAAGGCTCCATCACCGTGCAGACCACGGTGGCCCTCGAAAATCTCAAGGCAGCTGTGGAAGCGGCCGGCTATTCGCTGCGCGACGTAGTGCGCGTGTCCGTCTGGCTGGACGACCCGCGCGACTTCGCGGGCTTCAACAAGGTCTATGCCCGCTATTTCGAGGCCGAGCACGCCCCGGCGCGCGTCTGTGTGCAGGCGCGGATGATGAGCGACATCCGCGTGGAAGTGGACTGCGTGGCCTACAAGGAACCCTAG
- a CDS encoding portal protein has product MRTQACADGGAAEDGESGGRLRAEVARLARRHRELLRRRAPWEGAWKSLAEHFLPTRFRLDTERERAGEERGPMLNSRLVDATGILAMRVLAAGLQGGLTSPARPWFRLSLDDAELAKSRQGQEWLDECASRMRVVFHRSNFYNVMHTLYAELGTFGTAFAFELADPRWGFSFVPLCAGEYALDVNERRRVDTVFRRVFMSLRQMAAAFGPEALPEDMRAALSRTPDARFAVAQAVFPRAERRPGRVDAASMAFASLHWLEGREGAHPLRVSGFRAFPGFGPRWDAAGNDVYGRSPAMDALPDCRMLQQMGITTLKAIHKAVDPPMSVAAGLRSVGLDLTPGAINYVDSVPGQSPQAATPLFQVRPDLATARKAMESVQNQIRQGLYNDLFKLVLEGRSQVTASEIAAREEEKLVLIGPVLERLHDELFLPLIDRTFELMRELDMLPPTPPELAGRRLKVEFVSLLAQAQKIVGMGAADRFLDMARRAAGAWPEALDCLNVDRLLDSYADSLGLPVSLTRPQEERDALRQERAKSAGQGEALKLAGEATGMVERLARSQLTLPDGTEGSALDALARLLEAGAHGEARP; this is encoded by the coding sequence ATGCGCACACAGGCTTGTGCGGACGGCGGGGCCGCGGAGGATGGCGAGAGCGGCGGCCGCCTGCGCGCGGAAGTGGCGAGGCTCGCGCGCCGCCACCGCGAGCTTTTGCGCCGCCGCGCCCCGTGGGAAGGCGCGTGGAAGAGCCTCGCCGAGCACTTCCTGCCCACGCGCTTCAGGCTGGACACGGAGCGGGAGCGCGCGGGCGAGGAGCGCGGCCCCATGCTCAACAGCCGCCTCGTGGACGCCACGGGCATCCTCGCCATGCGGGTGCTCGCGGCCGGGCTGCAGGGCGGCCTCACGAGCCCGGCGCGGCCGTGGTTCCGCCTTTCGCTCGACGACGCGGAGCTCGCCAAAAGCCGGCAGGGGCAGGAATGGCTCGACGAATGCGCCTCGCGCATGCGCGTGGTCTTCCACCGTTCCAACTTCTACAACGTCATGCACACGCTCTATGCGGAGCTCGGCACCTTCGGCACGGCCTTCGCCTTCGAGCTGGCCGACCCGCGCTGGGGCTTCAGCTTCGTGCCGCTCTGCGCGGGCGAGTACGCGCTGGACGTGAACGAGCGCCGCCGGGTGGACACGGTCTTCCGCCGGGTCTTCATGAGCCTGCGCCAGATGGCCGCGGCCTTCGGGCCGGAGGCCCTGCCGGAAGACATGCGCGCCGCGCTTTCCCGCACGCCGGATGCGCGCTTCGCCGTGGCCCAGGCGGTCTTTCCGCGGGCGGAGCGGCGCCCCGGCCGCGTGGACGCCGCGTCCATGGCCTTCGCCTCCCTGCACTGGCTGGAGGGGCGCGAGGGCGCGCATCCCTTGCGCGTGTCCGGCTTCCGGGCCTTCCCGGGCTTCGGCCCGCGCTGGGACGCGGCGGGCAATGATGTCTACGGCCGCTCGCCGGCCATGGACGCCCTGCCCGACTGCCGCATGCTGCAACAGATGGGCATAACCACGCTCAAGGCCATCCACAAGGCCGTGGACCCGCCCATGAGCGTGGCCGCGGGCCTGCGCTCGGTGGGGCTCGACCTGACGCCCGGGGCCATCAACTACGTGGACAGCGTGCCCGGCCAGAGCCCACAGGCGGCCACCCCGCTCTTCCAGGTGCGGCCCGACCTCGCCACGGCGCGCAAAGCCATGGAATCGGTGCAGAACCAGATCCGCCAGGGGCTGTACAACGACCTCTTCAAGCTGGTGCTGGAGGGCCGCAGTCAGGTCACGGCCAGCGAGATCGCGGCCCGCGAGGAGGAAAAGCTCGTGCTCATCGGCCCGGTGCTGGAGCGGCTGCACGACGAGCTCTTCCTGCCGCTCATCGACCGCACCTTCGAGCTCATGCGCGAGCTCGACATGCTGCCGCCCACGCCGCCGGAGCTCGCCGGGCGCCGCCTCAAGGTGGAATTCGTCTCCCTGCTCGCGCAGGCGCAGAAGATCGTGGGCATGGGCGCGGCCGACCGCTTCCTCGACATGGCCCGGCGCGCGGCAGGCGCGTGGCCCGAGGCGCTGGACTGCCTCAATGTGGACAGGCTGCTCGATTCCTACGCCGACAGCCTGGGGCTGCCCGTGAGCCTCACGCGCCCGCAGGAGGAGCGCGACGCCCTGCGACAGGAGCGCGCCAAAAGCGCGGGCCAGGGCGAGGCGCTCAAGCTGGCCGGCGAGGCCACGGGCATGGTGGAGCGGCTGGCGCGAAGCCAGCTGACGCTCCCCGACGGTACGGAGGGAAGCGCCCTTGACGCGCTCGCGCGCCTGCTCGAGGCGGGGGCGCATGGTGAGGCGCGGCCATGA
- a CDS encoding helix-turn-helix transcriptional regulator: MNSTPPTAQASAFAARLRQRRAQLGLRKPDVATAVGVSLTTIQQYENGQFPRGELAMRLADTLRCTLDWLLAGRGDPEGGIVDTPETRLVMVPMVEARLSAGTGSFETGGEVLRHYAFRWDFLRRKGNPARMALLRVSGDSMQPLILNNDVVLIDQSQNDPIPGRIYAVGVEDMVYLKTVNAVPGKIILTSVNPDYAPIEAPTDEQLADLVRIIGRAVWVGRELE; encoded by the coding sequence ATGAATTCCACCCCGCCCACCGCCCAGGCCTCGGCCTTTGCCGCGCGCCTACGCCAGCGCCGGGCCCAGCTCGGCCTGCGCAAGCCGGACGTGGCCACGGCCGTGGGCGTGAGCCTGACCACCATCCAGCAATATGAGAACGGCCAGTTCCCCCGCGGGGAGCTCGCCATGCGCCTCGCCGACACCCTGCGCTGCACCCTTGACTGGCTTTTGGCCGGCCGCGGCGACCCCGAGGGCGGCATCGTGGACACGCCGGAAACGCGCCTCGTCATGGTGCCCATGGTGGAGGCCCGGCTTTCCGCCGGCACGGGCAGCTTCGAGACCGGGGGCGAGGTGCTCAGGCACTACGCCTTCCGCTGGGACTTCCTGCGACGCAAGGGCAACCCCGCGCGCATGGCGCTCCTTCGCGTTTCGGGCGACAGCATGCAGCCGCTCATCCTGAACAACGACGTGGTCCTCATCGACCAGTCCCAGAACGACCCCATCCCCGGCCGCATCTACGCCGTGGGCGTGGAGGACATGGTCTACCTCAAGACGGTCAACGCCGTGCCGGGCAAGATCATCCTGACGAGCGTCAACCCGGACTATGCGCCCATCGAGGCGCCCACGGACGAGCAACTGGCCGACCTTGTGCGCATCATCGGCCGCGCCGTGTGGGTGGGGCGCGAGCTGGAATAG
- a CDS encoding AMP-binding protein — protein MTRKDRTEGIYSRREVLDESERRQYCLIQLKDLLSYAYRYSEDVKKRFDRAQFNVEKFKTLSDIKHIPILKKKELIFLQSMGPRLGGLLTKDIGELKRVFLSPGPIFDPEDRGEDYWGYTEAFYSVGFRPGDAVQNTFNYQLTPAGLMFEEPLRNLGCAVIPAGPTDAGTQLDIMQKLRVCGYVGTPSFLMHLAQKAEEKGLNLRKDLFLEVAFVTGERLSEKMRSQMEKKYDLIMRQGYGTADVGCIGYECFHKTGLHIANRCYVEICHPDTGIPLKDGEVGEIVVTAFNKTYPLIRLATGDLSYIDRGPCACGRTSPRLGSIVGRVDTTARIMGMFVYPHQVEQVMSRFEEIKRWQIEVTNPGGIDEMTLFIETSGFKRGEELLHQFREKIKLRPELKILAPGSLPPQIRPIEDKRHWD, from the coding sequence ATGACCCGCAAAGACCGCACCGAAGGCATCTACAGCCGCCGCGAGGTGCTCGACGAGAGCGAGCGCCGCCAGTACTGCCTCATCCAGTTGAAGGACCTTCTCTCCTACGCCTACCGCTATTCCGAAGATGTCAAGAAGCGCTTTGACCGCGCCCAGTTCAATGTCGAGAAGTTCAAGACCCTTTCGGACATCAAGCATATCCCCATCCTGAAGAAGAAGGAGCTCATCTTCCTCCAGTCCATGGGCCCGAGGCTCGGCGGCCTGCTCACCAAGGACATCGGCGAGCTCAAGCGCGTCTTCCTCTCGCCCGGCCCCATCTTCGACCCCGAAGACCGCGGCGAGGACTACTGGGGCTATACCGAGGCCTTCTATTCCGTGGGCTTCCGCCCGGGCGACGCGGTGCAAAACACTTTCAACTACCAGCTCACGCCGGCGGGACTGATGTTCGAGGAGCCCCTGCGCAACCTCGGCTGCGCGGTCATCCCGGCCGGCCCCACGGACGCGGGCACCCAGCTCGACATCATGCAGAAGCTGCGCGTCTGCGGCTATGTGGGCACGCCGAGCTTCCTCATGCACCTCGCGCAAAAGGCCGAGGAAAAGGGCCTCAACCTGCGCAAGGATCTCTTCCTCGAGGTGGCCTTCGTCACCGGCGAGCGGCTTTCCGAAAAAATGCGCTCGCAGATGGAGAAAAAGTACGACCTCATCATGCGCCAGGGCTACGGCACGGCGGACGTGGGCTGCATCGGCTACGAGTGCTTCCACAAGACGGGCCTGCACATCGCCAACCGCTGCTATGTGGAGATCTGCCACCCGGATACGGGCATCCCTCTCAAGGACGGCGAGGTGGGCGAGATCGTGGTCACGGCCTTCAACAAGACCTATCCGCTCATCCGGCTGGCCACGGGCGACCTCTCCTATATCGACCGCGGCCCCTGCGCCTGCGGCCGCACGAGCCCGCGCCTCGGCAGCATCGTGGGCCGCGTGGACACCACGGCGCGCATCATGGGCATGTTCGTCTACCCGCACCAGGTGGAGCAGGTCATGAGCCGCTTCGAGGAGATCAAGCGCTGGCAGATCGAGGTCACCAACCCCGGCGGCATCGACGAGATGACGCTCTTCATCGAGACGAGCGGCTTCAAGCGCGGCGAGGAGCTGCTGCACCAGTTCCGCGAGAAGATCAAGCTGCGCCCCGAGCTCAAGATCTTAGCACCCGGCAGCCTGCCGCCGCAGATCAGGCCCATCGAGGACAAGCGCCACTGGGATTAA
- a CDS encoding GNAT family N-acetyltransferase: MKDEAAPGLVFRQEGAGVLGEAAELAAAHWREVEAELHGGADYAPDGERYAALERLGMLSITTARDREGRLAGYAVFTLAPCPHLKGETVAALDALYLAPQARRGLNALALLRSAEAAVAARGAALAQYSSPASRPCGALYRRLGATHTETIWHKRLVKAGGTAWQ; the protein is encoded by the coding sequence ATGAAGGACGAAGCGGCGCCGGGTCTTGTGTTCCGGCAGGAAGGGGCGGGGGTGCTCGGCGAGGCGGCGGAGCTCGCGGCCGCGCACTGGCGCGAGGTGGAGGCGGAGCTTCACGGCGGCGCGGACTATGCGCCGGACGGGGAGCGCTATGCAGCGCTGGAGCGGCTGGGCATGCTCAGCATCACCACGGCGCGCGACAGGGAGGGGCGCCTCGCGGGTTATGCGGTGTTCACGCTGGCGCCGTGCCCGCATTTGAAGGGCGAGACCGTGGCCGCGCTGGACGCGCTCTATCTGGCGCCGCAGGCCCGGCGCGGGCTCAACGCGCTGGCGCTTTTGCGCAGCGCCGAGGCCGCGGTGGCGGCGCGGGGGGCCGCCCTCGCCCAGTACAGCTCGCCGGCCTCCAGGCCCTGCGGGGCGCTGTACCGCCGCCTCGGCGCCACGCACACCGAGACCATCTGGCACAAGCGGCTCGTAAAAGCAGGAGGCACAGCATGGCAATAG
- a CDS encoding Mor transcription activator family protein: protein MCSSKRAGGHGGRVSPAWRAGSVSSGAPAPRRRSARAQDRDEEVRQWEELVPHLPEGARQLWAALDDLDRFKRVLMTYGGRTLRIPASVPPPGHRLRQSLGAACTERLVARYGGTELYVPTCRAVLGRLRQQEIIRDFSRAAGRGMSSVNAVAALAGRYGLSDRRIWQILKTTASAPRGAKALRRLTQGAPERAEN, encoded by the coding sequence ATGTGCTCCAGTAAGCGGGCCGGCGGCCATGGGGGCCGCGTCTCTCCCGCATGGCGGGCGGGGAGTGTCTCCTCGGGCGCGCCGGCGCCACGCCGGCGCAGCGCCCGGGCGCAGGACAGGGACGAGGAAGTGCGCCAGTGGGAGGAGCTTGTGCCGCACCTCCCCGAGGGCGCGCGCCAGCTCTGGGCGGCCCTTGACGACCTTGACCGCTTCAAGCGCGTGCTCATGACATACGGCGGCCGGACCCTGCGCATCCCCGCGTCGGTGCCCCCGCCAGGGCACCGGCTGCGCCAAAGCCTCGGCGCCGCGTGCACGGAGCGGCTGGTGGCGCGCTACGGCGGCACCGAGCTCTATGTGCCCACCTGCCGGGCCGTGCTCGGGCGCCTCCGGCAGCAGGAGATCATCCGCGATTTCAGCCGCGCCGCGGGCCGCGGCATGAGCAGCGTGAACGCGGTGGCCGCGCTCGCCGGGCGCTATGGCCTTTCCGACCGGCGCATCTGGCAGATACTCAAGACCACGGCGTCCGCGCCGCGCGGCGCCAAGGCCCTGCGCCGGCTGACGCAAGGCGCCCCGGAGCGTGCGGAGAACTGA
- a CDS encoding major capsid protein → MSQTLGFVATLAEMEQFYRGGKAGQIIELMNKTNDIMDDVPWMEANQSDGHLTRIRTGLPAVYWRRLYQGTPPSKSQWSQVKESCGILEAIMELDVEELRLYGGRDRAFRMSEGVAFAEAMRQKVAATLFYGDSNVNPDEFNGLAMRYPAADANNVLDAGGRETACTSLWLVAWGAQAVHGIYPRGSAGGLSHEDLNAYMAQDPDGRKYQVVGDKYNWRCGLAVRDWRAAVRVANVPVAALSKRKGQGGFVDLQKLTIEAKNRMPQHLRQKAVWYANSDVLTALELQNSDAGNVQLQYGEFFDARAVPVLHGRPVRQCDAISSEEAVI, encoded by the coding sequence ATGTCCCAGACGCTCGGTTTCGTGGCCACGCTCGCCGAAATGGAGCAGTTCTACCGCGGCGGCAAGGCCGGGCAGATCATCGAGCTCATGAACAAGACCAACGACATCATGGACGATGTGCCGTGGATGGAGGCCAACCAGTCCGACGGCCACCTGACGCGCATCCGCACCGGCCTGCCGGCCGTGTATTGGCGCCGGCTCTACCAGGGCACGCCGCCCTCCAAGTCGCAGTGGAGCCAGGTCAAGGAAAGCTGCGGCATCCTCGAGGCCATCATGGAGCTGGACGTGGAGGAGCTGCGTCTCTACGGCGGCCGCGACCGCGCCTTCCGCATGAGCGAGGGCGTGGCCTTCGCCGAGGCCATGCGCCAGAAGGTGGCCGCGACGCTGTTTTATGGCGACAGCAACGTCAATCCCGACGAGTTCAACGGCCTCGCCATGCGCTACCCCGCGGCGGACGCCAACAACGTGCTCGACGCGGGCGGCCGCGAGACGGCCTGCACGTCGCTCTGGCTGGTGGCGTGGGGCGCCCAGGCCGTGCACGGCATCTACCCGCGCGGCAGCGCCGGCGGCCTCTCCCACGAAGACCTCAACGCCTACATGGCGCAGGACCCGGACGGCCGCAAGTACCAGGTGGTGGGCGACAAATATAACTGGCGCTGCGGCCTCGCCGTGCGCGACTGGCGCGCCGCGGTGCGCGTGGCCAACGTGCCTGTGGCGGCGCTTTCCAAGCGCAAGGGCCAGGGCGGCTTTGTGGACCTCCAGAAGCTCACCATCGAGGCCAAGAACCGCATGCCCCAGCACCTGCGCCAGAAGGCCGTCTGGTACGCCAACAGCGACGTGCTCACCGCGCTGGAGCTCCAGAACTCCGACGCCGGCAACGTGCAGCTCCAGTACGGCGAGTTCTTCGACGCCCGCGCCGTGCCCGTGCTCCACGGGCGCCCCGTGCGCCAGTGCGACGCCATCTCTTCCGAAGAGGCCGTCATCTAG